In Diabrotica undecimpunctata isolate CICGRU chromosome 4, icDiaUnde3, whole genome shotgun sequence, a single genomic region encodes these proteins:
- the LOC140440065 gene encoding uncharacterized protein isoform X8 — MLFSIIWVVLIFIGFFLFNVYIQWRLRKNSLKLPHQQDDIYNISGRVQNQEQWPTHDAHLSIDHISVLNQMNKPVYDDAPPSYEEVMKTSIQVVGETSTPPYSPPPPPSQVVIVVPPTTRSQ, encoded by the exons ATGTTGTTCTCCATTATTTGGGTGGTGCTCATCTTTATTGGTTTCTTCTTGTTCAATGTTTATATCCAGTGGAGGTTAAGAAAAAACAGTCTTAAACTTC CACACCAACAGGATGATATTTATAACATCAGTGGCAGAGTTCAAAATCAGGAGCAGTGGCCCACACACGATGCTCATTTATCTATAGATCACATAAGCGTCTTGAACCAAATGAACAAACCGGTATATGATGATG caccTCCCTCGTACGAGGAAGTTATGAAAACATCAATCCAAGTTGTCGGAGAAACCTCCACACCACCATACTCACCGCCTCCACCACCAAGCCAGGTTGTAATAGTTGTGCCTCCGACAACAAGGTCGCAGTAA